The genomic window ctagaTATTTTCATAACCTTGGTTTCTTGCAAAGGAATCTTATCCTTGAGACAAATATCGTCAACAACTGACTCATCCATGTCATCGTTATCTTCATTCTCTTTCATTTCTTGATCAACGACAACCTTGGTGGTGTCAGCTACTTCGTCATCTGCAGGAGCTTCCTTATTTTTTCGCTCCAATTCCTCCTCTTCTTGAGCCATTCTCTTCATGAAATTAAGTTCATTTTGATACATTTGCTCATCTTCTGATTCGTCTTCGTCGTCATCAGCTatctttttgaatttcttaGATGGAATGTCTTCTGCTTCTAGAGCATCACGGCCTCGTTTCTTATTGCTTGCGAGCTTCGATTTGTCTTTCTTCTTCATATCCTCCTTCTTCCCTTTCACTTGcttctttttctctttattttccTCGTCTTCTTCATCTTCAGATATATGTGGCTCTCCATGCTTCATGTCCCAATTAGGATCCCCAACTCGTTTTACTTTAACTGTTCCATCAGCTAATACCTTTACTCTAGCGCCTGGAAGTGTGCTAAGCTCATCAACTTCCGGTTTTTTCATTTTACGCTTAGGCTTTTGGGCATCCACATAGCCTACATCTTTAACCGAAATAGTACTCACATGAAGAGGTATACTTGGCGAAGATTCTGTTTTAATATGAAGGGATCGAACGTTCTTCCAACCTCCAGGATATTTCACTTTAATTATTTCGATGAATTTCATGACATTGTCAACAACATCTTCCATTTTCATAGCAGTGGAGCCAACAGTGAGAATGGAGCTCATTCCTTTATGATTAAGGGGTAATATGGAAGTATGCAAAGCCTGTTTGAGCTCCTCATTCAGATTTTTAGACTCCATATCAACGGGAataggaatttttcttttattataaaaaaatttcccaagaGGAAGACGATGTAGGATACGCTTATCAGCCAagaatttatcatatttatttgataatctGCGTTTGAGTTCAAAGGTTTGATACTCCGATTTGAGGCCACGAAGTGGAATGACCTCAGAGACAAGGGACTTCGAGTTATTTGATGAGAGGAGCTCATTATAATGATGTACTGTTGGTTCGTGATCCTGTTTAAAGTCCTTAGAAAGATCCTTGACAAAGAGAGCTACTCCCAAGGAGCCATTGCACACTTCATGTGGCAATGTGctgaaagaaacaaaataataaaatcgtAAAATTCAATACTTATAAGAGGAAATAAATTACCATTTCAAAGTGTGACTACGCGACTCTTTAGGAATTTTAATGCCACCTATTTGAACATTAATACTTTTCCCATCCCCTTCGAAAAGATTGGATTTCtgctttttattcctttgacCAAGTTTTACTGCGGCCTTTACGACAGCAGATACATGGCTCCGGCTTATTGTCCCATCCGCAAACTCCTTTACCTCAAAGATATCCTTGTTACCTCCAGGGGATTTAGTTGCAGTATTTCCCTTCTTCGCTGCAGGGGACTTGGGAGCCTTTTTGGGTATCGGAGTCACGTTCTTGGGTATTATCATGACGAGTCGCACTATGGATCTGAGTGaaacaaataataatcttaatttatatatattggacAAATATACACACGTGCtgctttattttgttgtttatttacttGAATCACGCAACATAGGTAGTCTAGATACGTCAAAAATAGTCGTCAATGACGTCAGTGGAAAGTTTTAGATaggtattttgaataattattaaattataaattataatataaacacaatttcattcataatgaaattttatgattCACTCTGATAACTTACATTATTACCTAGAACTAATTTAGCAAATGGACAATGAGTTCTAAATAGAACTCATCGAGGTGTCTTGAGGCACCTCTGAACTATTATGTGTAAGTACTTGCTACTCagctaaaatagaaaaataatttcttaatcatAATGGTGactaaatatcaaaatgtacATAGTAATTTATTATAGCCAGGTTTAGGGAAAATAATCgaattaacagttttttttttaggtggtGCATAAAAACTCAAATGATCGTTATTAGTTACTAAGGGTATACTATCCAAAAGCACTAAGTTTAAtgttaataattgatatatcattatagaatatattatgttttaactTATGATTTTCTACATTGTAAGACAATGACATGGGAGGAGAACCAATGTCCCTTCTAAAAAAATGCACAGCATAGTATTTCACCCTTTGTATCCCAAATCCATCTAAGTATATATGATTTGATATTTCTATAATGTACTCCCAATTATGCTAACTGATTATACTATGAGTTATGACTTAAGTTATGAGTATACTACATGACATTTTAACTTTAGTTAAATGCGAACCCCTTTATGTTAAAAGAGTACTTTTTAAAAACCACAAAGGAatgattcaaaaaaaatcaaacaagtaGAATATGTCTTAGGAGTACCATAtgaatatatcatattaaatgTTCTCAtagtaaatataagaaaaagagTAATCTGGTCCCATTGTACTACGCTTCTTTTCAACAATTTTGTAATAGTTGTCATAATAAATCAGTTCCCGAGgctttcaatctttttttggtGTTCCGTGCTATTTGTCAATGATTATCTATCTTATTTCCGTGTTCACTTTCCTCCTGGTGTATTTGAGATTCGCCTTTCATCTTGCAGGTTCACTattctattgttttatttattaaataataagtaataatactaGGAAGGTATGTAGTAACTATTAACTTGTAagagattaaatttaaaattacctaTCCTAGACCAATATCATccattattacttatatatgtattgatataaTAGTATGTATAATATCGTAATTGTATCtggatttttatgttattacagACTTTTCACTAAGGTATATATTGAATTGTAATCCCTTGCGAAAGCTGAAAGATCAACCATAATTAGTATTGTGTCCCTCTATAAGATCAGGCATAAATAGgtaggataattttttataaaaaaaacacgctCATTTATCTACATCATGCACGAAAAGTTCGTAACAATCCTTAGTTCTTCATCGGCctcttattttattgtttaaatgtatGTCACTATAGACTATAGCCACTATAGATTCATGAATAAGTGTATAGTTAGTAAGATACTTACAGGGTCTTCCGGAATTAgagtttcattaatattaacgACATTATTGTAATAGAAATTTCGTTACCAGAGTCATAAATATCACGACAGTAGAGTGGGTCCACGCTGCAAATGAAGTGCAAGaaggcaaaaaatattttcctcttaAACCCGTTGAATTTGTAATGTAGAGTAAGGGGGGAAGATCAATGCAATTTGCAGGCTCAGAAAAGACTCATCAATGGCAGCAGCTGAGGCTGCGTGAGAAAAATATACCGGAAGACGGGCGTACTAGCTCCAATTCAGTGACGAGTTGTCTCTACCAAGTTGTTCAGGGCAAGGTCAAACACTGAATAGGATATTGGTTAATTGTTGGATAAtaataaacctataaaaatgTACTACATCATCTTATAAAACCATAGTCTttgagtaacttttttttttgattggaaTCTAATTctggatatttatttacttagttcataattaaattttagcaaTAGTTCAGtacgggattttttttttttttttttttgaaatggacAGTATGTA from Lepeophtheirus salmonis chromosome 1, UVic_Lsal_1.4, whole genome shotgun sequence includes these protein-coding regions:
- the LOC121120880 gene encoding ribosomal L1 domain-containing protein CG13096 isoform X2, with the translated sequence MIIPKNVTPIPKKAPKSPAAKKGNTATKSPGGNKDIFEVKEFADGTISRSHVSAVVKAAVKLGQRNKKQKSNLFEGDGKSINVQIGGIKIPKESRSHTLKCTLPHEVCNGSLGVALFVKDLSKDFKQDHEPTVHHYNELLSSNNSKSLVSEVIPLRGLKSEYQTFELKRRLSNKYDKFLADKRILHRLPLGKFFYNKRKIPIPVDMESKNLNEELKQALHTSILPLNHKGMSSILTVGSTAMKMEDVVDNVMKFIEIIKVKYPGGWKNVRSLHIKTESSPSIPLHVSTISVKDVGYVDAQKPKRKMKKPEVDELSTLPGARVKVLADGTVKVKRVGDPNWDMKHGEPHISEDEEDEENKEKKKQVKGKKEDMKKKDKSKLASNKKRGRDALEAEDIPSKKFKKIADDDEDESEDEQMYQNELNFMKRMAQEEEELERKNKEAPADDEVADTTKVVVDQEMKENEDNDDMDESVVDDICLKDKIPLQETKVMKISRKEKNKNGKSKKQRANESKSKSAKKSGGKSKFSGKKSPAASFKSKKGKK
- the LOC121120880 gene encoding ribosomal L1 domain-containing protein CG13096 isoform X1 — encoded protein: MRKRKKKERKTRSIVRLVMIIPKNVTPIPKKAPKSPAAKKGNTATKSPGGNKDIFEVKEFADGTISRSHVSAVVKAAVKLGQRNKKQKSNLFEGDGKSINVQIGGIKIPKESRSHTLKCTLPHEVCNGSLGVALFVKDLSKDFKQDHEPTVHHYNELLSSNNSKSLVSEVIPLRGLKSEYQTFELKRRLSNKYDKFLADKRILHRLPLGKFFYNKRKIPIPVDMESKNLNEELKQALHTSILPLNHKGMSSILTVGSTAMKMEDVVDNVMKFIEIIKVKYPGGWKNVRSLHIKTESSPSIPLHVSTISVKDVGYVDAQKPKRKMKKPEVDELSTLPGARVKVLADGTVKVKRVGDPNWDMKHGEPHISEDEEDEENKEKKKQVKGKKEDMKKKDKSKLASNKKRGRDALEAEDIPSKKFKKIADDDEDESEDEQMYQNELNFMKRMAQEEEELERKNKEAPADDEVADTTKVVVDQEMKENEDNDDMDESVVDDICLKDKIPLQETKVMKISRKEKNKNGKSKKQRANESKSKSAKKSGGKSKFSGKKSPAASFKSKKGKK